A single genomic interval of Mycobacterium sp. DL592 harbors:
- a CDS encoding trehalose-6-phosphate synthase, with amino-acid sequence MPGGKKTDSGNSEFVVVANRLPIDMERLSDGTVAWKRSPGGLVTALEPLLRRHRGAWIGWPGVVDGPEEPIVEDGLQLYPVRLSAEEFEEYYEGFSNATLWPLYHDVIVKPIYHREWWDRYVDVNRRFAEATSRAAAEGATVWVQDYQLQLVPKMLRLLRPDLTIGFFLHIPFPPVELFMQMPWRTEIIEGLLGADLVGFHLPGGAQNFLFLSRRLVGANTSRASVGVRSRFGEVQLGLRTVKVGAFPISIDSADLDRTARGREIRRRAREIRAELGNPRKILLGVDRLDYTKGIDVRLRAFSDLLAEGRAKRDDTVLVQLATPSRERVESYRILRNEIEQQVGHINGEYGEVGHPVVHYLHRPVPRDELIAFFVAADVMLVTPLRDGMNLVAKEYVACRSDLGGALVLSEFTGAAAELRQAYLTNPHDLEGVKDTIESALNQTPEEGRRRMRALRRQVLAHDVDRWARSFLEALADAKSGTDSGSAID; translated from the coding sequence GTGCCCGGAGGCAAGAAGACCGACTCCGGAAACTCTGAGTTCGTCGTCGTCGCCAACCGCCTCCCGATCGACATGGAGCGGTTGTCCGACGGCACCGTCGCATGGAAGCGCAGCCCCGGGGGCCTGGTCACCGCACTGGAGCCGCTGCTGCGCCGCCATCGCGGCGCCTGGATCGGGTGGCCGGGTGTCGTCGACGGCCCCGAGGAACCGATCGTCGAGGACGGGCTGCAGCTCTATCCGGTGCGACTGAGCGCCGAGGAGTTCGAGGAGTATTACGAAGGCTTCTCCAACGCCACCCTGTGGCCGCTGTACCACGACGTGATCGTCAAGCCGATCTATCACCGGGAGTGGTGGGATCGCTACGTCGACGTCAACCGCCGCTTCGCCGAGGCGACCTCCCGCGCGGCCGCCGAAGGCGCCACCGTCTGGGTGCAGGACTACCAACTGCAGCTGGTGCCCAAGATGCTGCGCCTGCTGCGCCCCGATCTGACCATCGGGTTTTTCCTGCACATCCCCTTCCCGCCGGTCGAGCTGTTCATGCAGATGCCCTGGCGCACCGAGATCATCGAAGGTCTGCTGGGCGCCGATCTGGTCGGTTTCCACCTGCCCGGCGGCGCGCAGAACTTCCTGTTCCTGTCGCGAAGACTGGTGGGCGCCAACACTTCCCGCGCCTCGGTCGGTGTTCGGTCCCGCTTCGGTGAGGTTCAGCTGGGTCTGCGGACGGTCAAGGTGGGCGCGTTCCCCATCTCCATCGACTCCGCCGACCTCGACCGCACCGCCCGCGGCAGGGAGATCCGCCGCCGGGCCCGCGAGATCCGTGCCGAGCTGGGCAACCCGCGCAAGATCCTGCTCGGGGTGGACCGGCTGGACTACACCAAAGGGATCGACGTCCGGCTCAGGGCGTTCTCGGACCTACTCGCCGAAGGGCGTGCCAAACGCGACGACACCGTCCTGGTGCAGCTGGCGACCCCGAGCCGGGAACGCGTCGAGAGCTACCGCATCCTGCGCAACGAGATCGAACAACAGGTCGGCCACATCAACGGCGAGTACGGCGAGGTGGGCCACCCGGTGGTGCACTACCTGCATCGCCCGGTGCCGCGCGATGAACTGATCGCGTTCTTCGTGGCGGCCGACGTCATGCTGGTCACCCCACTGCGCGACGGGATGAACCTGGTGGCCAAAGAGTATGTCGCGTGCCGCAGCGATCTGGGCGGCGCGCTGGTGCTGAGCGAATTCACCGGTGCGGCAGCCGAATTGAGGCAGGCGTATCTGACCAACCCGCACGACCTCGAAGGCGTCAAGGACACCATCGAGTCGGCTCTCAACCAGACTCCCGAAGAAGGCCGGCGGCGCATGCGTGCACTGCGGCGTCAGGTCCTGGCCCACGACGTCGATCGGTGGGCGCGGTCGTTCCTCGAAGCACTGGCCGATGCCAAGTCTGGCACCGACAGCGGCTCGGCGATCGACTAG
- a CDS encoding intersectin-EH binding protein Ibp1, with translation MANSPSVSRRILLAGGLSIAIAAAPAAAFVALPSHAPAGPALACPAGEVEDIYIGECTPELVPNAPGGNYPTPTNSGGGVSFSTPGDPGSLPEVQGIPCTGANTGQCIGLEENQVPDVQPHSSISSSP, from the coding sequence ATGGCGAACTCCCCCTCTGTCAGCAGGCGCATCCTTCTCGCGGGAGGGTTGAGCATCGCGATCGCAGCCGCCCCGGCGGCTGCGTTCGTGGCTCTGCCGTCGCACGCCCCGGCCGGGCCTGCGCTGGCATGCCCTGCTGGCGAGGTCGAGGACATCTACATCGGTGAGTGCACCCCCGAGTTGGTGCCGAACGCTCCTGGCGGCAACTACCCGACACCCACCAACAGCGGCGGCGGCGTCTCCTTCTCGACCCCTGGCGACCCGGGCAGTTTGCCTGAAGTACAGGGCATTCCGTGCACCGGCGCCAACACCGGCCAGTGCATCGGTCTGGAGGAGAACCAGGTTCCCGACGTCCAGCCGCATTCCAGCATTTCCTCCAGCCCGTAA
- a CDS encoding intersectin-EH binding protein Ibp1, which produces MATLKSSARRLALAGGFALAVAAAPAMAAFTISSTGAAPAVAECAPGEVVNTEGVGCLPAPAETNPGEVAFSTPGDPASLPEVQGIPCTGANTGQCIGLQEEQQVPVVEPHSTISSSP; this is translated from the coding sequence ATGGCTACATTGAAGAGTTCGGCGCGACGTCTGGCCTTGGCCGGCGGTTTCGCGCTTGCAGTTGCGGCCGCGCCGGCGATGGCTGCTTTCACCATTTCATCCACCGGCGCTGCCCCGGCTGTTGCCGAATGCGCCCCCGGTGAGGTCGTGAACACCGAAGGTGTCGGCTGCCTGCCCGCACCGGCCGAGACCAACCCGGGCGAAGTCGCCTTCTCCACCCCGGGCGACCCGGCCAGCCTTCCCGAGGTTCAGGGCATCCCTTGCACAGGCGCAAACACCGGCCAGTGCATAGGATTGCAGGAAGAGCAGCAGGTTCCTGTTGTGGAGCCCCACTCGACCATCTCGTCCAGTCCGTAA
- a CDS encoding SDR family oxidoreductase, producing the protein MQLSFEDRTYLVTGGGSGIGKGVAEGLAKAGARVVIVGRGADRLAATVDEIKAGGPAGDVRYEPADVTNEDQVAAVVDAATAWNGRLHGVVHCAGGSQTIGPITQMDSEGWRATVDLNINGSMYVLKHSAQALVRGGGGSFVAISSIASSNTHRWFGPYGVTKAGLDHLVQLAADELGPSWVRVNGIRPGLIRTELVQMVLDSPEISGDYAECTPLPRPGEVDDVANTALFLLSDAAQWVTGQIIGVDGGQSLRRGPDYSAMLEPAFGADGLRGVVTS; encoded by the coding sequence GTGCAGCTCTCGTTCGAGGACCGGACTTACCTGGTCACCGGTGGTGGTAGCGGAATCGGCAAGGGGGTCGCAGAGGGTCTGGCCAAGGCTGGCGCCCGCGTCGTCATCGTCGGCCGCGGTGCTGACCGGCTGGCCGCGACCGTCGACGAGATCAAAGCCGGCGGACCGGCCGGCGACGTCAGGTACGAACCGGCTGACGTCACCAACGAGGACCAGGTCGCCGCCGTCGTCGACGCGGCCACTGCGTGGAACGGCCGCCTGCACGGCGTCGTGCACTGCGCGGGCGGATCGCAGACCATCGGACCGATCACCCAAATGGATTCCGAGGGCTGGCGCGCCACCGTCGACCTCAACATCAACGGCTCGATGTACGTGCTCAAGCATTCGGCCCAAGCGCTGGTTCGTGGTGGCGGAGGTTCGTTCGTCGCAATCTCCTCGATCGCCTCCAGCAACACCCACCGCTGGTTCGGGCCCTACGGCGTCACCAAGGCGGGCCTGGATCACCTCGTGCAACTGGCCGCCGACGAACTCGGCCCGTCCTGGGTGCGGGTCAACGGCATTCGACCCGGACTCATCCGCACCGAGCTGGTTCAGATGGTGCTCGATTCGCCGGAGATCAGCGGGGACTACGCGGAGTGCACTCCGCTGCCACGCCCCGGTGAGGTCGACGATGTCGCCAACACCGCGCTGTTCCTGCTCAGCGACGCCGCCCAGTGGGTCACCGGGCAGATCATCGGGGTCGACGGCGGCCAGAGCCTGCGGCGCGGCCCGGACTACTCGGCCATGCTGGAGCCCGCCTTCGGTGCGGACGGCTTGCGCGGCGTCGTCACTAGTTGA
- a CDS encoding LCP family protein gives MNPTPPAPAAAAGTRHGRHRGRPERARRAARILCRTLAGLVSVVVVMATGVAYSQAHGLLGGITISRALGSDEPRSSGGAMNILLIGLDSRKDQDGNELPDEVLDKLHAGDSEAGGYNTNTLILVHIGADDRVVAFSIPRDDYVAVSGIKGYDHIKIKEAYGLTKFETEQKLVDEGVSDRAELEKAGREAGRKATLRAVRNLTGQPIDYFAEVNLAGFYDLAESLGGVEVCLNHAVHDDYSGADFPAGRQRLDAAQALAFVRQRHGLENGDLDRTHRQQAFLLSVMHELQQSGSFTDIEKFRRLMDVARKDIVLSEGWGESQFRRMAALAGGDVEFRTLPVVRYDNINGQDVNIIDPAKIRAEIASAIGTGTTTTTAATSAAARPLPPVNPLTAITLVNASATAGLASQAATVLRRKDFTVEEVRDRESGEPVDTVVTYGPGAQTDAQSVATLLGIDNAPQANIALPAGHIRVILGDGYDVPTEQPATEAVVETTPSQGWYGMTTTPTPDQGRPIDGGGIPCVN, from the coding sequence ATGAATCCGACGCCCCCTGCGCCGGCGGCCGCGGCGGGCACCCGCCACGGCCGCCATCGAGGGCGACCGGAAAGAGCCCGGCGCGCGGCGCGCATCCTGTGTCGGACGCTGGCCGGGCTGGTATCGGTCGTGGTCGTCATGGCGACCGGCGTCGCCTACTCGCAGGCGCACGGGTTGCTCGGCGGCATCACCATCTCGCGGGCGCTGGGATCCGACGAGCCGAGGTCCAGCGGCGGCGCGATGAACATCCTGCTGATCGGTCTGGACTCCCGCAAAGATCAGGACGGCAATGAGCTGCCCGACGAAGTTCTCGACAAACTGCACGCCGGCGACTCCGAGGCGGGCGGCTACAACACCAACACGTTGATTCTGGTGCACATCGGTGCCGACGACAGGGTGGTGGCCTTCTCCATTCCGCGCGACGACTACGTCGCCGTCAGCGGCATCAAGGGCTACGACCACATCAAGATCAAGGAGGCCTACGGGCTGACCAAGTTCGAGACCGAGCAGAAGCTCGTCGACGAAGGTGTCAGCGATCGGGCGGAGTTGGAGAAGGCGGGCCGGGAGGCCGGCCGTAAGGCAACGCTGCGGGCGGTGCGCAACCTCACCGGTCAACCCATCGACTACTTCGCCGAGGTGAACCTCGCGGGCTTCTACGACCTCGCCGAAAGCCTCGGCGGCGTGGAAGTGTGCCTGAACCATGCTGTGCACGACGACTATTCGGGTGCGGACTTCCCGGCCGGCCGTCAGCGCCTCGATGCCGCCCAAGCGCTGGCCTTCGTCCGGCAGCGGCACGGCCTGGAGAACGGCGACCTCGACCGCACGCACCGCCAGCAGGCATTCCTGTTGTCGGTGATGCACGAACTGCAGCAGTCGGGTTCGTTCACCGACATCGAGAAGTTCCGCCGGTTGATGGATGTGGCCCGCAAGGACATCGTGCTGTCCGAGGGCTGGGGCGAGAGCCAGTTCCGCCGGATGGCCGCACTGGCGGGCGGCGACGTCGAGTTCCGGACCTTGCCCGTGGTCCGCTACGACAACATAAACGGTCAAGACGTCAACATCATCGATCCGGCCAAGATCCGCGCCGAGATCGCCAGCGCGATCGGCACCGGCACCACAACCACCACGGCCGCGACAAGCGCTGCGGCACGGCCACTTCCGCCGGTGAACCCGCTGACCGCGATCACGTTGGTCAACGCCAGTGCGACCGCCGGCCTGGCGTCGCAGGCGGCAACAGTCCTACGCAGGAAGGACTTCACCGTCGAGGAGGTCCGCGACCGGGAATCCGGTGAGCCGGTCGACACCGTCGTCACCTACGGGCCGGGAGCCCAGACCGACGCACAGTCAGTGGCCACGCTGCTGGGCATCGACAACGCGCCACAGGCCAACATCGCACTTCCCGCCGGCCACATCCGAGTCATCCTCGGCGACGGCTACGACGTGCCGACCGAGCAGCCCGCAACCGAGGCAGTCGTCGAGACCACGCCGTCGCAGGGCTGGTACGGCATGACCACGACTCCCACGCCGGACCAGGGCAGGCCGATCGACGGCGGCGGGATTCCCTGCGTCAACTAG
- a CDS encoding xanthine dehydrogenase family protein subunit M — MKPAPFDYHRPDSAAEAAQMLADFGDDAKLLGGGQSLVPMLAMRLAFFDNLIDISRLEEMKGIRRDRNQLWIGGGTTHAVVGSDEQVRSSVPLLTRATPLIGHFQIRSRGTLGGSIAHADPAAEYPAVALALDAEMEALSPSGVRRIRAAEFFSGVWETTMAPDEVLVGVRFPVWSGRCGFAVQEFARRHGDFAIAGAVVGVELGGDDVIRRCAIGLLALSATPRRAAAAEAAVTGRPIGDVSAEELGELAVAGLDDVPADLQGSAEYRLRVGAAMVAQAWQAAAKEALDV; from the coding sequence GTGAAGCCGGCACCGTTCGACTACCACCGTCCTGACAGTGCGGCCGAGGCCGCGCAGATGCTCGCCGACTTCGGCGATGACGCCAAATTGCTCGGCGGCGGCCAGAGCCTGGTGCCGATGCTCGCCATGCGGCTGGCGTTCTTCGACAACCTGATAGACATCTCCCGGCTCGAGGAGATGAAGGGCATCCGGCGCGACCGCAACCAGCTTTGGATCGGCGGCGGCACCACGCATGCCGTGGTCGGCTCCGACGAGCAGGTCCGTTCGTCGGTCCCGCTGTTGACCCGCGCCACACCGTTGATCGGGCATTTCCAGATTCGCAGCCGGGGAACGTTGGGGGGATCGATCGCCCACGCCGATCCGGCGGCCGAGTACCCGGCCGTCGCGCTGGCCCTCGATGCCGAGATGGAGGCCCTCTCGCCGTCCGGTGTCCGGCGCATCCGGGCCGCCGAATTCTTCAGCGGCGTGTGGGAGACGACCATGGCGCCCGACGAAGTCCTGGTCGGGGTGCGCTTCCCCGTGTGGTCAGGCCGGTGCGGATTCGCAGTGCAGGAGTTCGCGCGCCGGCACGGAGACTTCGCGATCGCCGGCGCGGTCGTGGGCGTCGAGCTCGGCGGTGACGACGTGATTCGCCGCTGTGCGATCGGACTGCTCGCGCTCAGCGCGACGCCGCGGCGTGCCGCGGCGGCCGAAGCGGCGGTCACGGGCCGGCCGATCGGTGACGTCAGCGCTGAGGAACTCGGTGAGCTCGCGGTGGCCGGCCTCGATGATGTGCCCGCCGACCTCCAGGGCTCGGCGGAGTACCGCCTTCGGGTCGGCGCGGCGATGGTGGCACAGGCGTGGCAGGCGGCAGCAAAGGAGGCCCTCGATGTATGA
- a CDS encoding (2Fe-2S)-binding protein, producing MYERPVRLSVNGTPTEAFVEPRMTLADFLRERCGLTGTHLGCEHGVCGACTVLLDGAAVRSCLVFAVQADGAEVATVEGVAGADGELSAVQAALRDCHGLQCGFCTPGFVMSITALLRDNPHPSDEEIREGLSGNFCRCTGYQGIVNAVRLAANSSDSTS from the coding sequence ATGTATGAGCGTCCGGTTCGGTTGTCTGTCAACGGAACTCCCACCGAGGCGTTCGTCGAGCCGCGGATGACACTTGCAGACTTCCTGCGCGAACGGTGTGGACTCACCGGCACTCACCTCGGGTGTGAACACGGGGTGTGCGGTGCGTGCACGGTGTTGCTCGACGGCGCCGCGGTGCGGTCGTGTCTGGTGTTCGCCGTCCAGGCCGACGGCGCCGAGGTCGCGACTGTCGAGGGTGTCGCCGGGGCTGACGGTGAGCTCTCAGCGGTACAGGCGGCGCTGCGCGACTGCCACGGCCTGCAGTGTGGCTTCTGCACGCCCGGGTTTGTCATGTCGATCACGGCGCTGTTGCGGGACAACCCGCACCCCAGCGACGAGGAGATCCGCGAGGGGCTCTCCGGGAATTTCTGCCGCTGCACCGGCTACCAGGGCATCGTCAATGCCGTTCGGCTGGCCGCGAATTCGTCCGACTCGACGTCCTAG
- a CDS encoding xanthine dehydrogenase family protein molybdopterin-binding subunit, which translates to MAAPTARYAGTRVSRVEDSRLLTGHGTYVDDVMRPGMLHACFVRSPFAHARINSIDTSGALALPGVHAVFTAADLNPEVKEAWHAVAGKDVADTPRPPLAEGTVKFVGDPVALVVAENRYVAEDAIELVDVDYDPLPAIADVTRAVGSEAVVHDEYPDNVAGGLAGAPPDEAVFAASAVVVAEHIYQQTHVPVPIETRGLVVEWVAAAQELTVWASTQTPHELRAFAARLLGIPAQRVRVIARDTGGGFGQKVVPMREDMCILLAARKVPAALKWIEDRRENLMSAGQARHVDGNARMAFDADGFITAVDIDFIQDVGAYPTPYPVLTTAAIGMFFPGPYRVPKASFSYQTVFTNTSGLAAYRGPWQYETLTREILLDIAARKMGVDPVELRRKNLLRRDEMPYFNPNGMPYDHVAPMETFEQAVKILDHEGFRKEQADALAAGRYIGLGFSAYIEPTGAATGHLATEGATIRIEPTGKINVYVNGGSSGNSIETTVVQLTADALGADIDDVATIQGDTAVTPYGAGTQGSRSGPMTAGAVDEAAAILRQRLVAMAAHILGVDAERITLSGSRASSVDDPSKSITFADLAYRAHYEPQQLPAGMSATLEATTRFTSQTPIHWANATHACTCEVDVTTGRVTLTRYIVSEDVGPMINPNVVEGQIAGGTVQGIGGALLEHLVYDYDGNPLATTFVDYLLPTATDVPPIEYGHVEVPGPGVGGYKGCGEGGAIGSTPAVINAINDALAPLGVTITTLPATPARIVALIDEAARS; encoded by the coding sequence ATGGCCGCACCGACCGCCCGCTACGCCGGCACCCGGGTCTCGCGGGTCGAGGACAGCCGGCTGCTCACCGGGCACGGCACCTACGTCGACGACGTCATGCGACCCGGCATGTTGCACGCCTGCTTCGTGCGCAGCCCGTTCGCCCACGCCCGGATCAACAGCATCGACACCTCCGGCGCCCTGGCCCTGCCCGGCGTCCACGCCGTCTTCACCGCTGCCGACCTCAACCCCGAGGTGAAAGAGGCCTGGCACGCGGTGGCCGGCAAGGACGTTGCGGACACCCCTCGCCCACCCCTGGCCGAGGGGACGGTGAAGTTCGTCGGCGACCCGGTGGCTCTGGTTGTGGCCGAAAACCGTTATGTCGCAGAGGATGCCATCGAACTCGTCGACGTCGATTACGACCCGCTGCCAGCCATCGCCGACGTCACCCGGGCGGTCGGCTCCGAGGCCGTGGTGCACGACGAATATCCCGACAACGTCGCCGGCGGTTTGGCCGGCGCCCCACCCGACGAAGCCGTCTTCGCCGCGTCGGCCGTGGTGGTCGCCGAGCACATCTATCAGCAGACCCATGTCCCGGTGCCGATCGAGACCCGCGGCCTGGTAGTCGAATGGGTAGCTGCCGCACAGGAATTGACGGTGTGGGCGTCCACCCAGACCCCGCACGAACTGCGGGCGTTCGCGGCCCGGCTACTCGGCATCCCGGCACAGCGGGTGCGCGTCATCGCCCGCGACACCGGCGGCGGTTTCGGCCAGAAGGTGGTGCCGATGCGCGAGGACATGTGCATCCTGCTGGCCGCCCGCAAGGTGCCCGCCGCGCTGAAGTGGATCGAGGACCGCCGGGAGAACCTGATGTCGGCGGGCCAGGCCCGCCATGTCGACGGCAACGCCCGGATGGCCTTCGACGCCGACGGGTTCATCACCGCTGTCGACATCGACTTCATCCAGGATGTCGGCGCCTACCCCACGCCGTATCCGGTGTTGACCACGGCTGCCATCGGCATGTTCTTCCCCGGCCCCTACCGGGTGCCCAAGGCCAGCTTCAGCTACCAGACGGTGTTCACCAACACCAGCGGCCTGGCCGCCTACCGCGGGCCGTGGCAGTACGAAACCCTCACCCGCGAAATACTTCTCGACATCGCCGCCCGCAAGATGGGTGTCGATCCGGTCGAACTGCGCCGCAAGAACCTGCTGCGCCGTGACGAGATGCCGTACTTCAACCCCAACGGCATGCCGTACGACCACGTCGCGCCGATGGAGACATTCGAGCAAGCGGTGAAAATCCTTGACCACGAGGGATTCCGGAAGGAGCAGGCCGACGCACTGGCGGCCGGCCGCTACATCGGCCTGGGCTTCTCGGCCTACATCGAACCGACGGGTGCGGCCACCGGACACCTGGCCACCGAGGGCGCGACGATCCGGATCGAGCCGACCGGCAAGATCAACGTCTACGTCAACGGGGGCTCGAGCGGCAACAGCATCGAGACCACGGTGGTGCAACTGACCGCCGACGCACTCGGCGCGGACATCGACGACGTCGCCACCATCCAGGGCGACACCGCCGTCACCCCGTACGGCGCAGGCACGCAGGGCAGCCGCAGCGGGCCGATGACCGCCGGCGCGGTCGACGAGGCCGCGGCAATCCTGCGGCAGCGACTCGTCGCGATGGCCGCCCACATCCTGGGCGTAGACGCCGAACGCATCACGCTATCCGGTTCGCGCGCGAGCTCGGTCGACGACCCTTCCAAGAGCATCACTTTCGCCGATCTGGCCTACCGTGCCCACTACGAACCCCAGCAGTTACCGGCAGGCATGTCAGCCACCCTGGAGGCGACGACCCGCTTCACCTCGCAGACGCCGATCCACTGGGCCAACGCAACCCACGCCTGCACCTGCGAAGTGGACGTCACCACCGGGCGGGTGACGCTGACCCGCTATATCGTCAGCGAGGACGTCGGCCCGATGATCAACCCGAATGTCGTCGAAGGCCAGATCGCCGGCGGCACCGTTCAGGGCATCGGCGGCGCACTTCTCGAACACCTCGTCTACGACTACGACGGAAATCCGTTGGCCACCACGTTCGTCGACTACCTGCTGCCCACCGCGACCGACGTGCCGCCCATCGAGTACGGCCACGTGGAAGTACCCGGTCCCGGCGTCGGCGGCTACAAGGGCTGCGGCGAGGGCGGGGCCATCGGTTCGACGCCTGCGGTGATCAACGCGATCAACGACGCCCTGGCACCCCTGGGGGTCACGATCACCACGCTGCCTGCCACACCGGCCCGGATCGTCGCGCTGATCGACGAAGCCGCCCGGTCCTAG
- a CDS encoding YkvA family protein, with protein MAEQWWMIPAGIAAALVFVWLALGVTLWVAKPDDIGIQDMLRLLPDVLRLLKRLATDPLLPRRIRVVLIVLLALIASPIDLIPDFVPVLGYADDVIITALVLRWVSRTAGADTLAAHWPGTADGLAALRRLCGLTDPA; from the coding sequence GTGGCCGAGCAGTGGTGGATGATCCCGGCCGGGATCGCCGCGGCGCTGGTGTTCGTCTGGCTGGCGCTCGGGGTGACGCTGTGGGTCGCCAAACCCGATGACATCGGTATCCAGGACATGCTGCGTCTGCTGCCCGACGTGCTGCGCCTGCTCAAACGGCTGGCCACCGACCCGCTCCTGCCCCGGCGTATCCGCGTCGTGCTGATCGTGTTGCTCGCCCTCATCGCATCGCCGATCGACCTGATCCCCGACTTCGTCCCGGTCCTGGGCTATGCCGACGACGTCATCATCACCGCCCTGGTGTTGCGGTGGGTTTCACGTACCGCGGGAGCCGACACGCTGGCCGCGCACTGGCCCGGAACCGCCGACGGCCTGGCGGCGCTGCGCCGGCTGTGCGGGCTGACCGACCCCGCCTGA
- a CDS encoding DUF427 domain-containing protein, whose amino-acid sequence MSVRPTPEKPGPGQESVWDYPRPPRLEVFDGRITVELGGQVIASTDRGWRVLETSHPPTYYLPPEAFIEGALQAAPGSSWCEWKGQARYYDLVSGTTVAPKAGWTYPSPTRGFEPIAGAIAVMAAQVDRCTVNGEKVIPQPGGFYGGWITSWVVGPFKGVPGSMGW is encoded by the coding sequence ATGAGCGTACGGCCGACACCGGAAAAACCGGGCCCAGGGCAGGAATCGGTGTGGGACTATCCCCGCCCGCCGCGGCTCGAGGTGTTCGACGGCAGGATCACCGTCGAACTCGGCGGCCAGGTGATCGCCTCGACCGACCGCGGTTGGCGAGTACTCGAGACCAGCCACCCGCCGACCTACTACCTGCCGCCCGAGGCGTTCATCGAGGGGGCGTTACAGGCGGCCCCCGGTTCGTCGTGGTGTGAATGGAAGGGCCAGGCCCGCTACTACGACCTGGTGAGTGGGACCACGGTCGCGCCCAAGGCGGGCTGGACCTATCCGAGTCCAACCCGGGGTTTCGAACCCATCGCGGGCGCGATCGCCGTCATGGCGGCCCAGGTCGACCGCTGCACCGTCAACGGGGAGAAGGTGATACCGCAGCCGGGCGGCTTCTACGGAGGCTGGATCACCAGTTGGGTCGTCGGCCCCTTCAAGGGCGTTCCGGGGTCGATGGGCTGGTAA
- a CDS encoding ammonium transporter, with product MDSIDPAATAWLLTSTALVLLMTPGLAIFYGGMVRTTGVLNMIMMSFIAIPLVTVTWLLVGYSLAFSGNSLGGVIGDLAHVGMAGIGPGTVHGSVPELLYATFQLSFAIITAALVSGAIADRAKFAAWMVFVPVWAILVYSVVAHWVWAPGGWLYKLGVLDYAGGLVVEIVSGASALALALVLGPRIGFKVDAMRPHNLPFVLLGVGLLWFGWFGFNAGSALAANGAAAAIFLNTLVAGCLGMLGWLSVEQIRDGRPTTFGAASGVVAGLVAITPSCGTVNTLGAAVVGVAAGIVCAFAIGLKFRFGYDDSLDVVGVHFVGGVVGVLLIGFLATAVMTGGPQGLFFGGGLAQLGKQALAMVVVAAYAFAMSFGLAKLIDRIMGFRLSPEDEMAGVDFTQHAETAYAEGVHGHQPLRRPLFGDNRPRSGNADED from the coding sequence TTGGATTCGATCGATCCCGCCGCCACCGCCTGGCTGCTGACCAGCACCGCACTGGTGCTCTTGATGACACCCGGGCTCGCCATCTTCTACGGCGGCATGGTCCGTACCACCGGTGTGCTCAACATGATCATGATGAGCTTCATCGCGATCCCACTGGTGACGGTCACCTGGCTGCTGGTGGGTTATTCGCTGGCGTTCTCCGGCAACAGTCTCGGCGGCGTGATCGGCGACCTCGCCCACGTCGGGATGGCCGGAATCGGCCCGGGCACCGTGCACGGCTCAGTCCCTGAATTGCTCTACGCCACCTTCCAACTCAGCTTCGCGATCATCACCGCGGCCCTGGTCAGCGGTGCGATAGCCGACCGGGCCAAGTTCGCCGCCTGGATGGTGTTCGTACCGGTGTGGGCGATTCTGGTGTATTCGGTTGTGGCCCATTGGGTCTGGGCCCCCGGCGGCTGGCTGTACAAACTCGGGGTACTTGACTACGCGGGCGGCCTGGTGGTCGAGATCGTTTCCGGGGCTTCGGCGCTGGCGCTGGCGCTGGTTCTCGGCCCGCGCATCGGGTTCAAAGTCGACGCGATGCGCCCGCACAATCTCCCGTTCGTGTTGCTCGGTGTCGGGCTGCTGTGGTTCGGCTGGTTCGGGTTCAACGCCGGGTCCGCGCTGGCGGCCAACGGCGCGGCGGCCGCGATCTTCCTCAACACTCTGGTCGCGGGGTGCCTGGGCATGCTCGGCTGGTTGTCGGTCGAGCAGATTCGCGACGGCAGGCCGACGACCTTCGGCGCCGCATCGGGTGTCGTCGCCGGCCTGGTCGCCATCACCCCGTCCTGCGGGACGGTGAACACCCTCGGCGCCGCCGTCGTCGGGGTCGCGGCCGGCATCGTCTGCGCCTTCGCGATCGGGCTGAAGTTCCGGTTCGGCTACGACGATTCACTCGACGTGGTCGGTGTGCACTTCGTCGGCGGGGTGGTCGGAGTGCTACTGATCGGATTCCTGGCCACCGCGGTCATGACGGGCGGTCCGCAGGGCCTCTTCTTCGGCGGCGGCCTGGCCCAGCTGGGCAAGCAGGCGCTGGCGATGGTGGTCGTCGCGGCGTACGCCTTCGCGATGTCCTTCGGGCTGGCCAAACTGATCGACCGGATCATGGGGTTTCGGCTCAGTCCCGAAGACGAGATGGCCGGTGTCGACTTCACCCAGCATGCCGAGACGGCGTACGCCGAAGGCGTGCACGGCCATCAGCCGCTGCGCCGACCGCTGTTCGGCGACAACCGTCCGCGCTCCGGCAACGCCGACGAGGACTGA